A genomic stretch from Cellulomonas sp. KRMCY2 includes:
- a CDS encoding inorganic phosphate transporter yields the protein MELALVIVVVAFSLGFDYTNGFHDAANAIATSVSTRALTPRAALIMAAVFNMLGAFLGTDVAHTIGSGIIHIDESSGQQGMIMVLSAVMGAIVWNLVTWWFGMPSSSSHALIGALTGVGLAAGITVHWDVILSKVIIPMLVSPVVGFSLAFVLMVGVLWLFKNANPHKVTRRFRIAQTASAAAMALGHGLQDAQKTMGVIVLALVAGGFHTGDEIPVWVKISAALAISLGTYSGGWRIMRTLGRKVIELDPARGFVAESVAASVLYITAFVFQAPISTTQTITSAIMGVGATKRLSAVRWGVAGNIAIAWVLTIPAAGAVAAGVYLTITYFFG from the coding sequence GTGGAACTTGCGCTCGTCATCGTCGTCGTCGCCTTCTCGCTCGGCTTCGACTACACCAACGGCTTCCACGACGCCGCCAACGCCATCGCGACGTCGGTGTCCACCCGGGCACTGACCCCGCGCGCCGCACTGATCATGGCGGCGGTGTTCAACATGCTCGGTGCGTTCCTCGGGACGGACGTCGCGCACACCATCGGCAGCGGGATCATCCACATCGACGAGAGCTCCGGCCAGCAGGGCATGATCATGGTGCTGTCCGCGGTCATGGGTGCGATCGTGTGGAACCTGGTCACCTGGTGGTTCGGCATGCCGTCGTCGTCGTCGCACGCGCTGATCGGGGCGCTGACGGGGGTCGGCCTCGCCGCCGGGATCACCGTGCACTGGGACGTCATCCTCAGCAAGGTCATCATCCCGATGCTCGTCTCGCCGGTCGTTGGCTTCAGCCTCGCCTTCGTGCTGATGGTCGGGGTCCTGTGGCTCTTCAAGAACGCGAACCCGCACAAGGTGACCCGTCGCTTCCGCATCGCACAGACCGCGTCGGCGGCCGCGATGGCCCTGGGCCACGGTCTGCAGGACGCGCAGAAGACGATGGGCGTGATCGTCCTCGCCCTGGTCGCGGGGGGTTTCCACACCGGCGACGAGATCCCGGTCTGGGTGAAGATCTCCGCGGCGCTGGCGATCTCGCTCGGCACGTACTCGGGTGGCTGGCGCATCATGCGCACCCTCGGCCGCAAGGTCATCGAGCTCGACCCGGCGCGCGGGTTCGTGGCGGAGTCCGTCGCCGCCTCGGTGCTCTACATCACGGCCTTCGTGTTCCAGGCGCCGATCTCGACCACCCAGACGATCACCTCGGCGATCATGGGCGTCGGTGCGACCAAGCGCCTGTCAGCGGTCCGCTGGGGGGTCGCCGGCAACATCGCCATCGCGTGGGTGCTGACCATCCCGGCCGCCGGAGCCGTGGCAGCCGGCGTCTACCTGACCATCACCTACTTCTTCGGCTGA
- a CDS encoding NAD(P)-binding domain-containing protein — MRVDVVVVGAGQAGLSAAYHLGRAGLAPYTGFVVLDDAPGPGGAWQHRWDSLTMARAHGLSALPGLPIPRLDPDERASVAVSAYFADHERAFGLPVERPVRVVSVREAEPGEADADDDGAPTPGGPHGGLLAVEADRGTWFTRAVVNATGTWRKPFWPAYPGRAAFRGRQLHVRDFRTAADFTGQHVVVVGGGTSAVQLLLQIAAVTSTTWVTRRPPAFVHAELDEDARRDAVAEVDARTRAGLPPQSVVSVTGLPMTPETRTGLAGGVLDRLPMFERIVPDGVTWAPRDVPPAPEHLAADVLLWATGFRPGLDHLAPLRLRARGGGIVMDGPQVVADARIQLVGYGPSASVVGANRSGRQAVRNLRRLLDF; from the coding sequence GTGCGGGTGGATGTCGTCGTCGTCGGGGCTGGGCAGGCAGGGCTCTCGGCGGCCTACCATCTCGGGCGCGCCGGCCTCGCCCCGTACACCGGGTTCGTCGTCCTGGACGACGCCCCGGGCCCCGGCGGTGCCTGGCAGCACCGTTGGGACTCCTTGACGATGGCACGCGCGCACGGCCTGAGCGCGCTGCCCGGCCTGCCGATCCCCCGGCTCGACCCGGACGAGCGGGCGTCCGTCGCGGTCAGCGCGTACTTCGCCGATCACGAGCGTGCCTTCGGCCTCCCGGTCGAGCGACCCGTACGGGTGGTCTCGGTACGCGAGGCGGAGCCGGGTGAGGCCGACGCCGACGACGACGGTGCACCGACGCCGGGCGGCCCCCACGGCGGGTTGCTGGCGGTCGAGGCGGACCGGGGGACGTGGTTCACCAGGGCCGTGGTCAACGCGACCGGGACGTGGCGCAAGCCGTTCTGGCCCGCCTACCCGGGACGGGCGGCCTTCCGTGGCCGACAGCTGCACGTGCGCGACTTCCGGACCGCGGCGGACTTCACGGGGCAGCACGTCGTCGTCGTCGGTGGCGGGACGTCGGCCGTCCAGCTGCTGCTGCAGATCGCCGCGGTCACGAGCACGACCTGGGTCACCCGGCGGCCACCGGCGTTCGTCCACGCCGAGCTCGACGAGGACGCGCGGCGGGACGCGGTGGCCGAGGTCGACGCGCGCACCAGGGCCGGCCTGCCGCCGCAGAGCGTCGTCTCGGTGACCGGCCTGCCGATGACCCCGGAGACCCGGACCGGGCTGGCCGGTGGCGTCCTCGACCGGCTGCCGATGTTCGAGCGGATCGTGCCGGACGGCGTCACGTGGGCGCCGCGCGACGTGCCGCCGGCTCCCGAGCACCTCGCGGCGGACGTGCTGCTGTGGGCGACCGGGTTCCGGCCGGGGCTGGACCACCTGGCGCCGCTGCGGCTGCGGGCGCGCGGCGGCGGGATCGTGATGGACGGGCCGCAGGTCGTCGCCGACGCCCGCATCCAGCTCGTCGGCTACGGGCCGAGCGCGAGCGTCGTCGGAGCCAACCGGTCCGGCCGTCAGGCGGTCCGCAACCTCCGCCGCCTGCTCGACTTCTGA
- the mshD gene encoding mycothiol synthase, producing the protein MAESDAAPGTRQITRRGLLPAVTADAVRALAVEVARADGVEAFGEQTLLNLLDPQVTVVHVLVTDAGAEPGLEPGAQPAELVGYAQVDLSVTGTCTAELAVAPRARGRGLGAALLTAVLDAARANGVERPAIWAHGHLPGATALATRAGLAVTRELWQMSLDLPGSPTGDDPTGDRPVPSPAPVPVPDDIVLRPFVVGQDEAAWLTVNARAFADHPEQGRLTRDDLAAREREPWFSADDLLLAERAGRLVASVWMKVEPGSDTGELYVLGVDPDAQGRGLGRLLTAATVDHLAARGLRRVVLYTSPQNAGAVRTYLAAGFETSRVDVQYR; encoded by the coding sequence ATGGCCGAGTCGGACGCCGCACCGGGGACCCGTCAGATCACCCGTCGCGGCCTGCTTCCCGCCGTGACGGCGGACGCCGTGCGCGCGCTGGCCGTCGAGGTCGCACGCGCCGACGGCGTCGAGGCCTTCGGCGAGCAGACCCTGCTCAACCTGCTCGACCCGCAGGTCACGGTCGTGCACGTGCTGGTCACCGACGCGGGCGCGGAACCGGGTCTCGAACCGGGCGCCCAGCCGGCCGAGCTGGTCGGCTACGCCCAGGTGGACCTGTCGGTGACCGGGACGTGCACAGCCGAGCTGGCCGTCGCGCCGCGTGCCCGGGGCCGCGGTCTCGGCGCTGCGCTGCTCACCGCCGTGCTCGACGCCGCCCGGGCGAACGGCGTCGAGCGACCGGCGATCTGGGCGCACGGCCACCTCCCCGGCGCGACGGCGCTGGCGACCAGGGCCGGCCTGGCGGTGACGCGCGAGCTGTGGCAGATGTCCCTCGACCTGCCGGGCAGCCCCACGGGCGACGACCCCACCGGCGATCGTCCCGTGCCGAGCCCCGCACCGGTGCCGGTGCCGGACGACATCGTGCTGCGCCCGTTCGTCGTGGGCCAGGACGAGGCGGCCTGGCTGACGGTCAACGCGCGGGCCTTCGCCGACCACCCCGAGCAGGGCCGGCTGACCCGCGACGACCTGGCGGCCCGCGAGCGCGAACCGTGGTTCTCCGCCGACGACCTGCTCCTCGCCGAGCGCGCCGGGCGGCTGGTGGCGTCGGTGTGGATGAAGGTCGAGCCGGGCAGCGACACCGGCGAGCTCTACGTTCTCGGCGTCGATCCCGACGCCCAGGGCCGCGGGCTCGGGCGGCTGCTGACCGCTGCGACGGTCGACCATCTCGCCGCCAGAGGGCTGCGGCGCGTGGTGCTGTACACGTCGCCGCAGAACGCCGGCGCCGTCCGGACCTACCTCGCGGCTGGCTTCGAGACCTCCCGGGTCGACGTCCAGTACCGGTGA
- a CDS encoding RNA degradosome polyphosphate kinase — translation MTTDARTSAATTAPPDQEPTVPDDVAAVDPSTAVLDGDVEPLDALRDERADVPDSAPSDGEAAPGEPVEPLPEDRFSDRELSWLAFNERVLALAQDESLPLLERVRFLAIFASNLDEFFMVRVAGLKRRIATGMAVTAASGLSPRQVLEAIDSRAQELMDAHSEVFTGSVQPALVAEGITLVHWDDLGADEQERLHKFYRKQIFPVLTPLAVDPAHPFPYISGLSLNLAVVVVNPTTGKEHFARVKVPPLLPRFIAVDARGRPSAPGTQTADLERGPTSFVPLEDVIAVHLDSLFPGMEVREHHTFRVTRNEDVEVEEDDAENILQAMEKELLRRRFGPPVRLELAENTAPRVRQLLIRELGVTESEVYELPAPLDLTGLNLIADLDRADLHYPRFIGGTHRHLAEVESASPTDIFAAIRARDILLHHPYDSFATSVQAFLAQAAADPKVLAIKQTLYRTSGDSPIVDALIDAAEAGKQVLALVEIKARFDEQANISWARKLEQSGVHVVYGIVGLKTHCKLSLVVRQEMDGLRRYCHVGTGNYNPKTARLYEDYGLLTADPEVGQDLTRLFNQLSGYAPKARFQRLLVAPRSLRSGLLERIERETAAHRAGRPAWIRIKVNSVVDETTIDALYRASQAGVPIDLLVRGICAVRAGVPGLSETIRVRSILGRFLEHARIFAFANDGEPEVFIGSADLMHRNLDRRMETLVRIGDPDHVAELIELITMSMDDRTSSWHLGPDGDWTRHHVGPDGEHLRDLQELLIARQRRRPARDR, via the coding sequence ATGACCACCGACGCCCGAACGAGCGCCGCCACGACCGCGCCCCCCGACCAGGAGCCGACGGTGCCGGACGACGTGGCCGCCGTGGACCCCTCGACGGCGGTGCTGGACGGCGACGTCGAGCCCCTGGACGCACTGCGGGACGAGCGGGCGGACGTGCCTGACAGCGCGCCGAGCGACGGCGAGGCAGCGCCGGGCGAGCCCGTCGAGCCGTTGCCCGAGGACCGCTTCAGCGACCGCGAGCTCTCGTGGCTCGCCTTCAACGAGCGCGTGCTGGCGCTCGCGCAGGACGAGTCGCTGCCCCTGCTGGAGCGCGTGCGGTTCCTGGCGATCTTCGCCTCGAACCTCGACGAGTTCTTCATGGTCCGGGTGGCCGGCCTCAAGCGACGGATCGCGACCGGGATGGCCGTCACCGCCGCCTCGGGCCTGAGCCCGCGTCAGGTCCTCGAGGCCATCGACAGCCGCGCGCAGGAGCTGATGGACGCGCACTCCGAGGTGTTCACGGGGTCCGTTCAGCCGGCTCTCGTCGCCGAGGGCATCACCCTGGTGCACTGGGACGACCTGGGCGCCGACGAGCAGGAGCGGCTGCACAAGTTCTACCGCAAGCAGATCTTCCCGGTCCTGACGCCGCTGGCCGTCGACCCGGCACACCCGTTCCCGTACATCTCCGGGCTGTCCCTGAACCTCGCCGTCGTGGTGGTCAACCCGACGACGGGCAAGGAGCACTTCGCGCGGGTCAAGGTCCCCCCGCTGCTGCCTCGGTTCATCGCGGTCGACGCACGTGGCCGGCCGAGCGCGCCGGGCACCCAGACCGCCGACCTGGAGCGCGGCCCGACGTCGTTCGTCCCGCTCGAGGACGTCATCGCGGTGCACCTCGACTCGTTGTTCCCCGGCATGGAGGTGCGCGAGCACCACACCTTCCGGGTCACCCGCAACGAGGACGTCGAGGTCGAGGAGGACGACGCCGAGAACATCCTCCAGGCGATGGAGAAGGAGCTGCTGCGCCGCCGCTTCGGCCCGCCGGTGCGCCTCGAGCTCGCGGAGAACACCGCCCCGCGCGTGCGCCAGCTCCTGATCCGCGAGCTCGGCGTCACCGAGTCCGAGGTCTACGAGCTGCCGGCGCCGCTCGACCTGACCGGTCTGAACCTGATCGCCGACCTCGACCGGGCCGACCTGCACTACCCGCGGTTCATCGGCGGCACCCACCGGCACCTCGCCGAGGTGGAGAGTGCGTCGCCCACCGACATCTTCGCTGCCATCCGGGCGCGCGACATCCTGCTGCACCACCCGTACGACTCGTTCGCGACGTCGGTGCAGGCCTTCCTCGCGCAGGCCGCCGCCGACCCCAAGGTGCTCGCGATCAAGCAGACGCTCTACCGGACCTCCGGCGACTCGCCGATCGTCGACGCCCTGATCGACGCGGCCGAGGCCGGCAAGCAGGTGCTGGCGCTGGTCGAGATCAAGGCCCGGTTCGACGAGCAGGCCAACATCTCGTGGGCGCGCAAGCTCGAGCAGTCGGGCGTGCACGTCGTGTACGGCATCGTCGGCCTCAAGACGCACTGCAAGCTCTCGCTCGTCGTGCGCCAGGAGATGGACGGGCTGCGCCGCTACTGCCACGTCGGGACCGGCAACTACAACCCCAAGACCGCCCGGCTGTACGAGGACTACGGCCTGCTCACGGCCGACCCCGAGGTCGGCCAGGACCTGACCCGGCTGTTCAACCAGCTCTCCGGCTACGCGCCCAAGGCCCGGTTCCAGCGGCTCCTGGTCGCGCCGCGCTCACTGCGCTCGGGCCTGCTCGAGCGGATCGAGCGGGAGACCGCCGCACACCGCGCCGGACGACCGGCCTGGATCCGGATCAAGGTCAACTCGGTGGTCGACGAGACGACCATCGACGCCCTGTACCGCGCCTCGCAGGCGGGCGTACCGATCGACCTGCTCGTCCGCGGCATCTGCGCCGTGCGGGCGGGCGTCCCGGGGCTGAGCGAGACGATCCGGGTGCGCTCGATCCTCGGTCGCTTCCTCGAGCACGCGCGGATCTTCGCGTTCGCGAACGACGGCGAGCCGGAGGTCTTCATCGGGTCGGCCGACCTGATGCACCGCAACCTCGACCGCCGGATGGAGACGCTCGTGCGGATCGGCGACCCGGATCACGTCGCCGAGCTCATCGAGCTCATCACGATGTCGATGGACGACCGCACGTCGTCCTGGCACCTCGGTCCCGACGGCGACTGGACACGCCACCACGTCGGCCCGGACGGCGAGCACCTCCGCGACCTGCAGGAGCTGCTCATCGCCCGGCAGCGGCGTCGTCCCGCGCGCGACCGTTGA
- a CDS encoding histidine phosphatase family protein has product MLATHEGTSLGVVHAAGAVVWREQSGRLEVALVHRPRYQDWSWPKGKLDPGEGVAAAAVREVAEEIGVPVVLGVPLPGLRYRTPDGRGKAVRYWSARIAEERDAVAVEARGTVRPAELTEIDDVVWVSTSTAADLLTRRTDRAPLKVVESLWAADRLRTRVLAVVRHGQARPRARWSGGEASRPLTPLGRAQSEALVPALAAFGVREIVTSPWDRCVRTVEPYASATGLPVTTLEALTESAHASDRATVVAVLTDHLAHARDVLVSTHRPVLGTVLDVIGESTRRWTVGVLPTADPYLRTGEVLVAHVAGAGRSARVVALEHHRPPHV; this is encoded by the coding sequence GTGCTCGCCACGCACGAGGGCACGTCCCTCGGCGTCGTGCACGCGGCCGGCGCGGTCGTGTGGCGCGAACAGTCCGGCCGCCTCGAGGTGGCGCTGGTGCACCGCCCCCGCTACCAGGACTGGTCCTGGCCGAAGGGCAAGCTGGACCCCGGCGAGGGGGTGGCCGCCGCCGCCGTGCGCGAGGTCGCCGAGGAGATCGGCGTCCCGGTCGTGCTCGGCGTCCCCCTCCCCGGGCTGCGCTACCGGACGCCCGACGGCCGCGGCAAGGCCGTGCGCTACTGGTCCGCGCGGATCGCCGAGGAGCGCGACGCCGTGGCGGTCGAGGCGCGCGGCACCGTCCGACCCGCCGAGCTCACCGAGATCGACGACGTCGTGTGGGTCAGCACCTCGACGGCAGCGGACCTCCTGACCCGCCGGACCGACCGCGCCCCGCTCAAGGTCGTGGAGAGCCTCTGGGCGGCCGATCGGCTCCGGACCCGGGTGCTCGCCGTCGTGCGGCACGGACAGGCACGTCCGCGCGCCCGATGGTCGGGCGGGGAGGCCTCCCGTCCGCTGACGCCGCTGGGCCGCGCGCAGTCCGAGGCGCTGGTGCCCGCGCTGGCGGCCTTCGGGGTCCGCGAGATCGTCACGAGCCCCTGGGACCGGTGCGTGCGGACCGTCGAGCCGTACGCGAGCGCCACCGGGCTCCCCGTCACCACCCTCGAGGCGCTGACCGAGTCCGCGCACGCGAGCGACCGCGCCACGGTGGTCGCCGTCCTGACCGACCACCTGGCCCACGCGCGCGACGTCCTGGTCTCGACCCACCGGCCGGTGCTCGGCACCGTCCTGGACGTGATCGGCGAGTCGACCCGGCGGTGGACCGTGGGCGTCCTGCCCACCGCCGACCCCTACCTGCGCACCGGTGAGGTCCTGGTCGCCCATGTCGCCGGCGCGGGGAGGTCCGCCCGGGTCGTGGCGCTCGAGCACCACCGCCCACCGCACGTCTGA
- the msrB gene encoding peptide-methionine (R)-S-oxide reductase MsrB, translated as MTYEVTKPQEQWRSELSEQEYAVLREAATERPWTGELLEEKRRGTYGCRACGAVLFTAETKFDSHCGWPSFYAPTAQDAVELIEDRSLGTVRTEVRCARCGSHLGHLFDDAPQTPTGDRFCMNSVSLTFDPVDGPA; from the coding sequence ATGACGTACGAGGTGACCAAGCCGCAGGAGCAGTGGCGCTCCGAGCTGTCCGAGCAGGAGTACGCGGTCCTGCGCGAGGCCGCGACCGAACGCCCGTGGACCGGTGAGCTCCTCGAGGAGAAGCGCCGGGGCACCTACGGCTGCCGGGCCTGCGGAGCCGTCCTGTTCACCGCCGAGACGAAGTTCGACTCGCACTGCGGCTGGCCGAGCTTCTACGCCCCCACCGCGCAGGACGCGGTCGAGCTCATCGAGGACCGCTCCCTCGGCACGGTCCGCACCGAGGTCCGCTGTGCGCGCTGCGGCTCCCACCTGGGCCACCTGTTCGACGACGCGCCGCAGACCCCGACCGGCGACCGGTTCTGCATGAACTCGGTCTCGCTGACCTTCGACCCGGTCGACGGCCCGGCCTGA
- a CDS encoding 1-acyl-sn-glycerol-3-phosphate acyltransferase produces the protein MAAGAVAAEAASGRHPMPVRRTVAAVLFRLIGWRKVGTLPRTGIFIGAPHTSNWDFVLTLMVLWTDGIPPRLLVKREAFWWPLGPLLRALGGIPTDRSGHRGLVERLVAEAQADRSFALVIAPDGTRHRTDHWKSGFYRLAQATGLTVTLGFLDGPTRTAGVGPTIHVTGDMRADMDRIRPFYADKHGVRPGRGSTPRLRGEDDAQGSGTAGEETHATGEETDPGPR, from the coding sequence GTGGCGGCCGGCGCCGTGGCCGCTGAGGCCGCGTCGGGCCGGCACCCGATGCCGGTCCGTCGTACCGTCGCCGCTGTCCTGTTCCGGCTGATCGGCTGGCGCAAGGTCGGCACGCTCCCGCGCACCGGCATCTTCATCGGTGCACCGCACACGTCGAACTGGGACTTCGTCCTGACCCTGATGGTGCTGTGGACGGACGGCATCCCGCCCCGGCTGCTGGTCAAGCGCGAGGCCTTCTGGTGGCCGCTCGGCCCGCTCCTGCGTGCCCTCGGGGGGATCCCGACGGACCGCAGCGGGCACCGCGGGCTCGTCGAGCGGCTCGTCGCCGAGGCGCAGGCCGATCGCTCGTTCGCCCTGGTCATCGCGCCCGACGGCACCCGGCACAGGACCGACCACTGGAAGTCGGGCTTCTACCGGCTCGCGCAGGCGACCGGCCTGACTGTCACGCTCGGGTTCCTCGACGGGCCGACCCGGACAGCGGGTGTCGGCCCCACGATCCACGTCACCGGGGACATGCGGGCCGACATGGACCGGATCCGGCCGTTCTACGCCGACAAGCACGGTGTGCGGCCAGGCCGCGGCAGCACGCCCCGCCTGCGCGGCGAGGACGATGCGCAGGGCAGCGGTACGGCCGGGGAAGAGACCCACGCGACCGGGGAAGAGACCGACCCCGGACCGCGTTGA
- a CDS encoding DEAD/DEAH box helicase: protein MLTFASLGVPEILVRSLAERGITEPFPIQTATLADTLAGRDVLGRGRTGSGKTLAFAIPMVVRLAGSGTSDPARRRARRPRGLVLAPTRELATQIAATLEPLAEAFGLRVTTIFGGVSQHRQVMALDAGVDIVVACPGRLEDLLGQKVLTLDGIEITVLDEADHMADLGFLPGVRRLLSATPARGQRLLFSATLDNGVDQIVQRFLDRPTTHSVDSAESPVAAMTHHVFTVDGVETKRAVVQHLASGVGRRLLFTRTKHQAKKLAKQLTAAGIPAVELHGNLSQNARERNLEAFTCGSVRVLVATDIAARGIHVDDIELVVHVDPPAEHKAYLHRSGRTARAGSGGDVVTVVLPEETGDMRTLARLAKIRATPQAVRVGTPALAQLVGEVAAVVMPTAPPVSVRTGQAPSGAARSGSGSGRGRSTGRGAGRTDGPGRGAGGAPKDAAPTAGGRGRRTGSTTTAKAAPVGRGAGSQGRSANSQFPTQPGSGGARRGGAVEMSVGGGGRRRGR, encoded by the coding sequence ATGCTCACTTTTGCTTCCCTCGGTGTGCCCGAGATCCTGGTCCGCTCGCTCGCGGAGCGTGGGATCACCGAGCCGTTCCCGATCCAGACGGCGACCCTGGCCGACACCCTCGCCGGGCGGGACGTGCTCGGCCGGGGCCGCACCGGCTCCGGCAAGACGCTCGCCTTCGCCATCCCGATGGTGGTCCGGCTCGCCGGCTCGGGGACCTCGGACCCGGCGCGCCGTCGGGCCCGTCGGCCCCGTGGCCTGGTCCTGGCGCCGACCCGCGAGCTGGCGACCCAGATCGCCGCGACGCTCGAGCCGCTGGCCGAGGCCTTCGGCCTGCGCGTGACCACGATCTTCGGCGGCGTGTCCCAGCACCGTCAGGTGATGGCGCTCGACGCGGGTGTCGACATCGTCGTCGCGTGCCCCGGCCGCCTCGAGGACCTCCTCGGCCAGAAGGTGCTGACCCTCGACGGCATCGAGATCACCGTCCTCGACGAGGCCGACCACATGGCGGACCTCGGCTTCCTGCCCGGCGTCCGGCGCCTGCTCTCCGCGACGCCGGCCCGTGGTCAGCGGCTGCTCTTCTCCGCGACCCTCGACAACGGGGTCGACCAGATCGTGCAGCGGTTCCTCGACCGGCCCACGACGCACTCGGTGGACTCGGCCGAGTCGCCGGTCGCGGCGATGACCCACCACGTCTTCACCGTCGACGGTGTCGAGACCAAGCGCGCCGTCGTGCAGCACCTGGCCTCCGGCGTCGGACGGCGGCTGCTCTTCACCCGCACCAAGCACCAGGCCAAGAAGCTCGCCAAGCAGCTCACCGCTGCGGGCATCCCCGCCGTCGAGCTGCACGGCAACCTGAGCCAGAACGCCCGTGAGCGCAACCTCGAGGCGTTCACCTGCGGCTCGGTCCGGGTGCTCGTCGCGACGGACATCGCGGCGCGCGGCATCCACGTCGACGACATCGAGCTCGTCGTGCACGTCGACCCGCCGGCCGAGCACAAGGCCTACCTGCACCGCTCCGGCCGCACCGCGCGCGCCGGGTCGGGTGGCGACGTGGTCACGGTCGTGCTGCCCGAGGAGACCGGGGACATGCGCACGCTCGCCCGGCTGGCGAAGATCCGCGCGACACCGCAGGCCGTCCGGGTCGGCACGCCCGCCCTCGCCCAGCTGGTCGGCGAGGTCGCAGCCGTCGTGATGCCCACCGCACCGCCGGTCTCGGTCCGGACCGGCCAGGCTCCGTCGGGTGCTGCGCGCTCCGGCTCGGGATCGGGTCGTGGACGCAGCACGGGCCGCGGCGCCGGCCGGACGGACGGCCCGGGCCGTGGCGCCGGCGGTGCGCCGAAGGACGCCGCCCCGACGGCCGGTGGCCGGGGTCGCCGCACCGGTTCGACGACCACCGCCAAGGCCGCACCCGTCGGCCGTGGAGCGGGCTCGCAGGGTCGCAGCGCCAACTCGCAGTTCCCGACCCAGCCCGGCTCCGGCGGCGCCCGCCGTGGCGGCGCCGTGGAGATGTCGGTCGGCGGTGGCGGCCGGCGCCGTGGCCGCTGA
- a CDS encoding DUF47 domain-containing protein, producing the protein MRLTPRNTSFFDLLGDSARHLVVGADLLSQLLGAERRERKAYAVQLREAEHAADESTHMIMRRLNQTFVTPFDRHDIYGLASGLDDCMDYMEEAGDLIVLYKLDVLPPLVADQVEVLRRCAELTADAMPRLRSMKDLAEYWVEINRLENQADRTYRKLLAEMFNDGTDAIELMKLKEVVDALEAGADAFEKVANLVETIALKES; encoded by the coding sequence GTGCGCCTGACCCCGCGCAACACATCCTTCTTCGACCTGCTCGGAGACTCGGCGCGCCACCTCGTGGTCGGAGCCGACCTGCTCAGCCAGCTGCTCGGCGCCGAGCGCAGGGAGCGGAAGGCCTACGCGGTGCAGCTGCGCGAGGCGGAGCACGCCGCCGACGAGTCCACGCACATGATCATGCGCCGGCTCAACCAGACGTTCGTCACACCGTTCGACCGGCACGACATCTACGGGCTGGCCTCGGGCCTCGACGACTGCATGGACTACATGGAGGAGGCCGGCGACCTCATCGTGCTCTACAAGCTCGACGTCCTGCCGCCCCTGGTCGCCGACCAGGTCGAGGTGCTGCGCCGCTGCGCCGAGCTCACGGCCGACGCGATGCCGCGGCTGCGCTCGATGAAGGACCTCGCCGAGTACTGGGTCGAGATCAACCGGCTCGAGAACCAGGCCGACCGCACGTACCGCAAGCTGCTGGCTGAGATGTTCAACGACGGGACCGACGCCATCGAGCTGATGAAGCTCAAGGAGGTCGTCGACGCGCTCGAGGCCGGTGCCGACGCGTTCGAGAAGGTCGCGAACCTCGTCGAGACCATCGCGCTCAAGGAGTCCTGA